AAGGAAAAGTAGTTAAAATTATTGAGCGAGGCATCAGCCAAATAGTAGGTATTTTTACACTCTTTACAGAAAGTGAGCAGCAAGAAACGGGTCTTTATGGTGTGGTAACACCAAAAGATAAAAAACTAAGTCGTTACAAAGTGTTTATTGCTTCGGAAGGGATTTTACCTGAAGATGGGAGTGTCGTGGCTGTCGAAGTGACGCACTATCCTGAAGTTGGCTATACTAATAGTTTTGAAGGATTAGTAAAACAAGTGGTTGGCCACAAAAATGATCCAGGAATGGATATTTTGTCGATTGTGTTACAGCTAGGAATTCCTACTGACTTTGATGAAGCCACATTAAAACAAGCAGAAGAATTACCAGATGAAGTATTAGAAAGTGAGTTACAGCATCGGGTGGATTTAAGAAAAGAAGTAGTTGTGACAATTGATGGAGCGGAAGCAAAAGATTTAGATGACGCCGTTCGGGTTGAGAAATTAGACAATGGCAATTACTTTTTAGGTGTGTATATTGCAGACGTGTCACACTATGTGACAGAAAATAGCCCGTTAGATGCTGAGGCAGGTGACCGCGCAACGAGTGTGTATTTGACTGATCGTGTGATTCCAATGTTACCTAGAAAATTATCAAATGGTATTTGTTCACTTAATCCAAATGTAGACCGCTTAGCCATGGCATGTGAAATGGAAATAAATGGTGATGGGGATGTTGTCTCACATGATATTTTTGAAACAGTGATTCATTCAACGGCTAGAATGACCTATGATGAAGTGAATGATATTATTGAAGGAACGAATGATGACACAATCAAACAATATAGTAAACTTGTTCCAATGTTTCATTTGATGAATGAGTTACACGAAATTCTAGAGAGCAAACGAGCAAATCGTGGGGCAATCTCGTTTGAAGATAGAGAAGCCTATATTGTGGTAGATGCAGAAGGTCATCCGGTAGATATAAAATTACGTACAAGAAAAGCAGCTGAAAGACTAATTGAGTCCTTTATGTTAGCTGCAAATGAAACAGTCGCGAAGACTTATACGGATAAACAATTGCCATTTATTTATCGTATTCATGAGCATCCAAAAGAAGAAAAAGTTCAGCGTTTCTTAGAGTTTATGACAAATTTTGGTATCATGGTAAAAGGGAAAAAAGATGCGGTATCACCAAAAGAGCTGCAACGAGTGTTAGACCAAGTGAATGGACGACCAGAAGAACCGGTTGTGAGTATGATGTTACTTCGCAGTATGCAACAAGCAAAATATTCGGAAGATCCAGTGGGTCATTACGGATTAGCCGCAGATGACTATACCCATTTTACTTCACCAATTAGACGTTACCCTGATTTAATTGTTCATCGATTAATTAAGTCATATGAAAAAGAAAAAGTAACAGATAAAATCAAGCAAAAATGGGATGAGTTAATTCCAGATATTGCGGATCATAGTTCTAAAATGGAGCGACGAGCAGTTGAAGCTGAGCGTGAAACCGATAAACTGAAGAAAACAGAATTTATGCAAGATAAAGTTGATGAAGAATTTGATGGTATTATCACATCTATTACTAAATTTGGTATGTTCATAGAATTACCTAATACAATAGAAGGATTAGTTCATGTTAATCAGTTGAAAGATGATTATTATCATTTTATTGAAACTCATATGGCGTTTGTTGGTGAGCGAACAGGTAAAGTATATAAAATCGGTCAAAAAGTTCGTGTGAAATTAACTAAAGCGGATGTTGACACACGAGAAATTGATTTTGACTTGTTATCAGCTGAACCATTGACCGAAAAAATTGAATTACCGAAAAAAAATAAAAAGTCATCTTCATCAAATCGACGCAAAGATCCAAAAAAATCATTTGGCAAATCAGATGATTCTAAAAAAGGAAAAAAAGGCAAGAATGGTAAAAAACCTTTTTATAAATCTGTGAATAAAAAACCGAAGAAAAAGAAAAAGTGAGGGATGACTCATGCCTAAAGGTGAAGGAAATTTAATTGCTCAAAATCGTAAGGCTCGTCATGATTATGCAGTATTTGAGACTTTTGAGGCTGGTATTGTGCTTCAAGGAACCGAAATAAAATCCATTAGACAACGCCGTGTTAACTTAAAAGATGGTTTTGCTAGAGTTCGTAATGGTGAAGCCTATTTAATGAATGTTCATATCAGTCCTTATGAACAAGGGAATATTTTTAATCATGACCCATTAAGAACACGGAAATTATTACTTCATAAAAAACAAATCATCAAAATTGAAACAGAAATGAAAAATCCCGGTGTGACGTTGATTCCGTTGAAGCTATACATTAAAGATGGTTTTGCTAAAGTGTTACTAGGGTTAGCAAAAGGGAAAAAGCAATATGATAAACGAGAAGATTTAAAACGAAAAGATATGAACCGTGAAATTAACCGAGCTTTGAGAGACAAACAACGTACATTTTAGTCGTTGTTTGTCTTTTTTTTACTAAGCATGTTAGCATGGGGAGACATAAGGATGTTGTTCCTTATACAGGCTCGGTATTTCTGAGCTGATGACACTTGCTAAAGTGGATTATCAAACGATCAAAGTTTAATTCTTTGTGTAAAGATAATCATTTTGGAAGGTGTCTTTATACTTTTTTTATGGAGGTGACTAATTAGGGGGGGTAAAGTAAGACTTTTTAAAAACAACTGGATTAACAAAGAGGTTAAATTTCATTATTTTGAGTATGTTTTAACCAAGTTTTCATTTGTCAATTTTTTTGTATGAAAGTTGTGAGAATTCTACTGATTTACTTTGTGTTATTTATCATTTGGTGGTATTATAGTTTCGATAGTAACAGTCTATCGATGTATTCCTATGTGGAAAAATGTATGTATCAAAAAACATTTTTTCATACACTGTTACAGAAGCTAAAAAACTTCTGAATTTGTTTTAATATTGAGAAGAAAAGGGGTGAAATGTGGTGGAAGAAAAATCCTGGTTGTTTACCATTGGAGGTTTAACATTTGATGGAACGGTCGTAAGTATGACTATATTAACTTGTTTGATTGTCTTTGGATTAGTGTATTTTTGTACACGAAACTTAAAGCTTAAACCTACTGGTAAACAAAATGTCATGGAAGCACTTGTTGACTTTGTTCGTGGTATCGTAGGTGATAACGTTGAGAAGAACGAAGTAAAAGAGTACCATTTATTGGCATTTACTTTTTTCATGTTTGTGCTAGTATCAAATACTTTAGGACTCATTACAAAAGTGACTTTATTCCCAAGTGATGTATCATTATGGAAGAGCCCAACCGCTGATCCAACCGTAACTTTGACACTCGCATTTATTGCGATTATTTTGGCTAATTATTATGGGGTCAAAAAACAAGGTGTTAAAGGTTACTTTGTTAATAGTTATATGAAACCAGTCGGCTTTTTATTACCAATCAAGTTAATAGAAGAATTTACTAATGTATTAACACTTGGTTTACGTCTTTACGGTAATATTTTTGCAGGTGAAGTGTTACTATCGTTAATTGCAGGGTTAGGATCAAGTAGTCCAACGAAATTTATTTTGGCTCTGCCACTTGAAGTGATATGGCAAGCCTTCTCGCTTTTCATTGGTGGAATTCAAGCATTTATTTTCGCTACTTTATTGATGGTTTATATCTCACATAAAGTAGAAGTAGAAGAAGTATAAGTAAACGTATAAAAACATTTTTAGGAGGAGAATTGTTATGCAATATATTGCAGCAGCTATCGCAGTTTTAGGAGCTTCTATCGGAGCAGGTTATGGTAATGGTAAAGTTATCTCTAAAACATTAGAATCAATGGCACGTCAACCAGAATTATCAGGTCAATTAAGAAGTACTATGTTTATTGGGGTTGCCTTAATTGAAGCGATTCCTATCATTGGTGTCGTTATTGCCTTATTATTATTATTTAAATAACATATACAAGCAAGGGTTAAAAAGTTGTAATTAAATGAAAGTCAGGGAAGGATGTGTCGTAATCACATGATGAATCAATTAGTGATTGCAAGTTCTGGACAAACAACGTTTAGTACCATTTTATTTGTCTCTGTTTCATTTCTTGTATTGTTATTAGCGTTAAAGAAATTTGCTTGGGGACCTCTAACAAAGATGTTAGACGAACGAGAAAACAAAATAGCTGGCGATATTGATAGTGCAGAACAATCAAAAATAGACGCTGCTAATTTAGCCAAACAAAGAGAAGTGGAATTAAAAGAAGCTCGTACTGAAGCACAAAGTATTATTGCTCAAGCAAAAGATGTTGCTGAGAATAATGCTCATGCGATTATTGTAGAAGCTCAAGAACATGCAACAAGAATGAAAAAACAAGCCAAAGAAGATTTACGTCTTGAAAGAGAACGTTTATTGGCGGATGCTAAAAAAGAAGTCGCAGACTTATCTGTTGAAATTGCTTCTAAAATACTTAAAAAGGAATTGTCAGCTAGTGCTCATCAAGAGTTGGTTCAATCAAGTATTGATAAGCTAGGAGTTGATGACAATGAATAAGAAATTTAGTGTCGCAAGAACTTATGGTAAAGCGTTATTTACCGAAGCAACTCAATTAAATATGATAAATGAAATCTACCAAGAGTTATTACAACTTAGAGAAGTTTATCATGAAGTACCAGATTTAGGCGATATACTATCAGATGATCGTTTATCCATTTTTGAAAAAGTGAATATTGTAAAAGATTTAGAAAATAGTTTTAGTGATACATTGGCCAAATTTATTCATACGGTTTATGATTATGGTCGTATGAATGAAATGCTTGATATTATTGATGAGTATGAGCATCTTTATTATGATCAATTTGGTATCATTGTAGTAAATGTAACCACAGCTGTTGCATTATCACTTGAACAAAGACATGACTTAGAAAAACGTTTGGCAAAACAATTTCATGCAAATAAAGTTGTTTTACGACCAAAATTAGACCCAAGCATAATGGGTGGAATGATTGTCGAATCAGAACATCGAATCATTGATCAAAGTGTGAGAACAGAATTAAATAATATTCATGCTAAATTATTGGCTTGATGTTTATGTTTAACGACAAGGTGAGAGGTGAGATACATGAGTATAAAAGCGGAAGAAATTAGTTCGCATATTAAACAACAACTTGCTAAATACGAAGAATCGTTAACAGTAGATGAAGTTGGAACAGTTTCCTATGTTGGTGACGGTATTGCTCGTGCTTACGGATTAGAAAATGCCATGTCGGGAGAATTATTGGAGTTTGATAATGGTGTTTATGGTATGGCTCAAAACTTAGAAAATGATAGTGTCGGTATTATCATTTTAGGGGATTTTGAACAAATACGTGAAGGCGACAAAGTAAAACGTACACGACGTATTATGGAAGTACCTGTTGGTGAAGCATTAATTGGACGCGTGGTTAATCCCTTAGGACAACCTATTGATGGTATGGGCGAAATCACTACAACCAAAACACGACCAATTGAAGCAGCAGCTCCTGGTGTTATGGCTCGTAAATCAGTATCAGAACCACTACAAACAGGATGGAAAGCAATTGATGCATTAGTACCAATTGGACGTGGACAACGTGAGTTAATCATTGGTGACCGTAAAACTGGTAAAACCACCATTGCGATTGACACAATTTTAAATCAAAAAGATCAAGATATGATTTGTATTTACGTTGCGATTGGTCAAAAAGAATCAACTGTACGTAATCAAGTTGAAATCTTAAAAAAATATGGTGCAATGGACTACACAATTGTTGTGTCTGCCAGTGCATCACAACCAGCCCCATTACTTTATTTAGCACCTTATGCTGGAGCAAGTATGGGTGAAGAATTTATGTATAATGGAAAACACGTATTAGTCGTATATGATGATTTATCAAAACAAGCAGCAGCTTATCGTGAAATTTCATTACTATTACGTCGTCCACCAGGTCGTGAAGCGTTCCCTGGGGATGTCTTCTACTTACATTCTCGTTTACTTGAAAGAGCAGCGAAATTGAGTGATGAATTAGGTGGCGGATCAATGACTGCCTTACCATTTGTTGAAACACAAGCGGGAGATATCTCTGCCTATATTCCAACAAACGTTATTTCTATCACGGATGGACAAATCTTCTTAGAAAGTGATTTGTTCTACTCAGGTGTTCGTCCTGCGATTGATGCTGGGTTATCAGTATCACGTGTTGGGGGATCTGCTCAAATCAAAGCAATGAAAAAAGTTGCAGGTACACTTCGTCTTGATTTGGCAAGTTACCGTGAGTTAGAAGCCTTTACTCAATTTGGTTCTGATTTGGATGAGGCAACTCAATCTAAATTAAACCGTGGTAAACGAACTGTTGAAGTACTAAAACAAAATGTGCATGAACCATTGGCTGTTGAAAAACAAGTCTTAATTCTTTATGCCTTGACTCATGGATTTTTGGATACTATTCCTGTAGTAGATATTTTACGTTTTGAACGTGAATTATTTGAATACGTGGATAATAACTATCCAGCAATCTTTGATACGATCCGTACAACAAAAGGATTACCAAATCCAGAAGATATGGATAAAGCAATTGATGAATTTAAAGGAATTTTTAGTTCTAGTGAATTCTCTGTTGCAGACGAAGTAAAACAATCTTAGAAAGTGGTGATTGAACATGGGCGGCTCACTTATTGATATTAAGAAGAGAATAGCTTCAACAAAAAAGACCAGTCAAATTACAAGTGCCATGCAAATGGTCGCAGCTTCTAAATTGACGAAATCTGAACAATCATCAAGACGCTTTCAAGAGTATGCTTCTAAAGTAAGAAGTATGACAACTCATTTGGCTTCTTCACAGTTAACTGCGATAGATAATTCTGATTTTTCTGGTTTTGAGCAAGAGATGGAAATGTATCAGCAAATGCTTATTGCTCGACCAGTTAAAACAGTTGGATATATTGTAGTAACTTCTGATAAAGGTTTAGCAGGTGGTTATAACAGTTCAATTTTAAAAAACATGTTAGAAATCATCAAAAAAGACGAAGAAGACGGCATGAATGTGGTGTTAATGGCTATTGGAGGAACAGGTTCAGATTTCTTCAAGCATCGTGATTTACCAGTCGCTTATGAATTAAGAGGATTAAGCGACTACCCAAGTTATAGTGAGGTAAGACGTATCGTAAACTCTGCTTTACAAATGTATAATAGTGAGATGTTTGATGAATTGTATGTATGTTATAACCATCATGTTAATACACTATCCTCATCGTTTAGAGCAGAAAAAATCTTACCAATCGTTGACTTAGATGCTAAAGAAGCTGAAACGTACGAACAAGAGTATACTCTTGAACCTTCAGCAGACGCTATTTTAAATACGTTACTGCCCCTTTACGCTGAAAGTTTAATATATGGAGCAGTTTTAGATTCTAAAACTGCAGAGCACGCTGCCCGCATGACTGCTATGAAGAGTGCCACAGAAAATGCGACAAATATCATTGATGATTTGACCATTTCTTATAACCGAGCACGTCAAGCAGCCATTACAGAAGAAATCACAGAAATTGTTGGTGGAGCAGCTGCTTTAGAATAATGACGGGGAGGAATTGTTGAGATGAAAGTAGGAAAAATAGCCCAAGTCATTGGTCCCGTTGTTGACGTGGCTTTTCCATTAGACCAAGCATTACCTGATATAAATGATGCGTTAATCGTTTATAAAGCTGGAAGTAAAGATAAAGTTGTGTTAGAAACAACTCTTGAAATTGGTGATGGAATCGTTCGAACAATTGCAATGGAATCTACAGACGGACTACAAAGAGGAATGGAAGTTCTTCATACAGGAGGTCCTATCAGTGTTCCAGTTGGTCCTGAAACATTGGGTAGAGTCTTTAACGTATTAGGTGAAACTATTGACTTAGGTGAACCTATTGGAGACGAAATTGAAAGAGATAGTATTCATGCAAAAGCACCTGCTTTTGATGAATTAAGTACAAACTCTGAAATATTAGAAACAGGAATTAAAGTTATCGATTTACTAGCGCCTTACTTAAAAGGTGGTAAAATTGGACTGTTCGGTGGTGCCGGAGTAGGCAAAACAGTGTTAATTCAAGAGTTGATTAACAATATCGCTCAAGAATTAGGTGGATTATCAGTGTTTGCCGGTGTTGGTGAACGTACGCGTGAAGGTAACGACCTTTACTTTGAAATGAAGGAATCTGGTGTTATCAAGAAAACAGCCATGGTGTTTGGACAAATGAACGAGCCACCTGGTGCCAGAATGCGTGTAGCTTTAACTGGTTTGACTATGGCAGAATATTTCCGTGATGAAGAAAAACAAGATGTGTTACTATTTATTGATAACATTTTCCGTTTTACTCAAGCAGGTTCTGAAGTGTCAGCTCTTTTAGGACGTATGCCTTCAGCCGTTGGTTACCAACCAACGTTAGCAACTGAAATGGGACAGTTACAAGAACGTATCACTTCGACAAAAGATGGATCAATCACATCAATTCAAGCGATTTATGTTCCTGCCGATGACTATACTGACCCGGCTCCAGCAACAGCCTTTGCGCATTTGGATGCAACAACTAACTTGGAACGTCGTTTGACAGAACAAGGGATTTATCCAGCGGTAGATCCGTTGGCATCATCTTCAAGTGCCTTAGAGCCAGATATTGTTGGTGAAGAACATTATAAAGTGGCCACAGAAGTGCAACGTTTATTACAACGCTATAAAGAATTGCAAGACATTATTGCGATACTTGGTATGGATGAGTTAAGTGATGAAGAAAAAGTAGTAGTAGGACGTGCTAGACGTGTCCAATTCTTCTTATCACAAAATTTCCACGTGGCTGAGCAATTTACAGGACAACCTGGTAGCTATGTACCATTGAATGAAACAATTAAAGGATTTAGAGCAATCTTAGACGGCGAATATGACCACTTACCTGAAGAAGCCTTCAGAAGTGTTGGGCGCATTGAAGAAGCAGTTGAAAAAGCAGAAAAAATGGGCTACTAACAAGGAGGGAAAGTCATTATGAGTACCTTTATGGTTAATATTGTTACGCCAGATGGATTGATTTATGAGCACGAAGCAAAATTTTTGGTTGCAAATACTCAAGCAGGTTCGCTTGGTATTTTGCCCAAACATTGCCCGTTGATTGCCCCTTTAAAAATTGATGCTGTACGGATTGATAGAGAAGAAAATGTTAACGACTGGGTTGCAGTAAATGGTGGCGTTATTGAAGTGCGTGACAACGTGGTTTCAATTGTTGCTAACAGTGCTGAAACAGGAGAAAATATTGATATCTCACGAGCTGAACAAGCTAAGAAGCGTGCAGAACAAAAAATTGAAGCTGCTAAAAACGAGCAAAATCAATCGATTGATATGGCTAGGGCTGAAATAGCACTCTATCGAGCGTTAAATCGGCTTAATGTGGCGAATAAAAGAAGGTAAAGAAACATTTGTTTCTTTACCTTCTTCTCTTTTATAATGAAAGTGGAGGTGAGGATATGTCAGTTTTTGGAATTGATGCGTTAGTTAGGATCTTGAGCCATTTTATTTTTATTTACTTAACCTTTTGGACGTTAAATTCGTTGCGACTTGATGTTCTATTTAAAAAAGGAGTACAGTATGATAGACAAATCCGTTTAGCATATGTTTTTTTATCTGTAGCAATTGGGTTTCAAGTGAGTAACTTCTTTTTAGAAGTAATTTTTCTAGTGCGAAATTTTTTTGAGGGAATGGTTCTCTAAGAAAATTATTAGGAAAATATGAATGAATTTCTTTTTCCATAAAATCATGGTATACTGATTAGGATTTGTAATAAGTTCCTTATATTTATGGAGGGAAAAATTAATGGAATATATAGCAGTTCGCGGTGGAAATCGCCTAGAAGGAAGCGTTAAAATCGAAGGAGCAAAAAATGCTGTATTGCCTATTTTAGCGGGAGCATTACTTGCTAATAAAGGAAAAACAACTATTACCAATGCGCCAATTTTGTCTGATGTATTTACAATGAATAATGTCATTAAGTATTTAAATACAGATATCGAATTTATTGAAGAAGAAAACACGATTAAAATCGATGCAACAAAAGAATTAGAAACAGAAGCCCCATTTGAATATGTTAGCCAAATGAGAGCCTCTATTGTTGTGATGGGACCACT
This genomic stretch from Vagococcus sp. CY52-2 harbors:
- a CDS encoding F0F1 ATP synthase subunit epsilon, which produces MSTFMVNIVTPDGLIYEHEAKFLVANTQAGSLGILPKHCPLIAPLKIDAVRIDREENVNDWVAVNGGVIEVRDNVVSIVANSAETGENIDISRAEQAKKRAEQKIEAAKNEQNQSIDMARAEIALYRALNRLNVANKRR
- the rnr gene encoding ribonuclease R, which codes for MRKTLKETILETMTSSKKKSFSVEQLAEMLDLQKSNDFKELVQVIAQMEREQLVTFNQKGKIKLVTKETVLEGVFRSNERGFGFVTVEGEDSDVFISRDETGYALEGDKVEIEILKAGNPLEDQAPEGKVVKIIERGISQIVGIFTLFTESEQQETGLYGVVTPKDKKLSRYKVFIASEGILPEDGSVVAVEVTHYPEVGYTNSFEGLVKQVVGHKNDPGMDILSIVLQLGIPTDFDEATLKQAEELPDEVLESELQHRVDLRKEVVVTIDGAEAKDLDDAVRVEKLDNGNYFLGVYIADVSHYVTENSPLDAEAGDRATSVYLTDRVIPMLPRKLSNGICSLNPNVDRLAMACEMEINGDGDVVSHDIFETVIHSTARMTYDEVNDIIEGTNDDTIKQYSKLVPMFHLMNELHEILESKRANRGAISFEDREAYIVVDAEGHPVDIKLRTRKAAERLIESFMLAANETVAKTYTDKQLPFIYRIHEHPKEEKVQRFLEFMTNFGIMVKGKKDAVSPKELQRVLDQVNGRPEEPVVSMMLLRSMQQAKYSEDPVGHYGLAADDYTHFTSPIRRYPDLIVHRLIKSYEKEKVTDKIKQKWDELIPDIADHSSKMERRAVEAERETDKLKKTEFMQDKVDEEFDGIITSITKFGMFIELPNTIEGLVHVNQLKDDYYHFIETHMAFVGERTGKVYKIGQKVRVKLTKADVDTREIDFDLLSAEPLTEKIELPKKNKKSSSSNRRKDPKKSFGKSDDSKKGKKGKNGKKPFYKSVNKKPKKKKK
- the atpE gene encoding ATP synthase F0 subunit C — translated: MQYIAAAIAVLGASIGAGYGNGKVISKTLESMARQPELSGQLRSTMFIGVALIEAIPIIGVVIALLLLFK
- a CDS encoding F0F1 ATP synthase subunit gamma, which translates into the protein MGGSLIDIKKRIASTKKTSQITSAMQMVAASKLTKSEQSSRRFQEYASKVRSMTTHLASSQLTAIDNSDFSGFEQEMEMYQQMLIARPVKTVGYIVVTSDKGLAGGYNSSILKNMLEIIKKDEEDGMNVVLMAIGGTGSDFFKHRDLPVAYELRGLSDYPSYSEVRRIVNSALQMYNSEMFDELYVCYNHHVNTLSSSFRAEKILPIVDLDAKEAETYEQEYTLEPSADAILNTLLPLYAESLIYGAVLDSKTAEHAARMTAMKSATENATNIIDDLTISYNRARQAAITEEITEIVGGAAALE
- the atpF gene encoding F0F1 ATP synthase subunit B, which translates into the protein MMNQLVIASSGQTTFSTILFVSVSFLVLLLALKKFAWGPLTKMLDERENKIAGDIDSAEQSKIDAANLAKQREVELKEARTEAQSIIAQAKDVAENNAHAIIVEAQEHATRMKKQAKEDLRLERERLLADAKKEVADLSVEIASKILKKELSASAHQELVQSSIDKLGVDDNE
- the atpD gene encoding F0F1 ATP synthase subunit beta, whose translation is MKVGKIAQVIGPVVDVAFPLDQALPDINDALIVYKAGSKDKVVLETTLEIGDGIVRTIAMESTDGLQRGMEVLHTGGPISVPVGPETLGRVFNVLGETIDLGEPIGDEIERDSIHAKAPAFDELSTNSEILETGIKVIDLLAPYLKGGKIGLFGGAGVGKTVLIQELINNIAQELGGLSVFAGVGERTREGNDLYFEMKESGVIKKTAMVFGQMNEPPGARMRVALTGLTMAEYFRDEEKQDVLLFIDNIFRFTQAGSEVSALLGRMPSAVGYQPTLATEMGQLQERITSTKDGSITSIQAIYVPADDYTDPAPATAFAHLDATTNLERRLTEQGIYPAVDPLASSSSALEPDIVGEEHYKVATEVQRLLQRYKELQDIIAILGMDELSDEEKVVVGRARRVQFFLSQNFHVAEQFTGQPGSYVPLNETIKGFRAILDGEYDHLPEEAFRSVGRIEEAVEKAEKMGY
- the atpA gene encoding F0F1 ATP synthase subunit alpha; this encodes MSIKAEEISSHIKQQLAKYEESLTVDEVGTVSYVGDGIARAYGLENAMSGELLEFDNGVYGMAQNLENDSVGIIILGDFEQIREGDKVKRTRRIMEVPVGEALIGRVVNPLGQPIDGMGEITTTKTRPIEAAAPGVMARKSVSEPLQTGWKAIDALVPIGRGQRELIIGDRKTGKTTIAIDTILNQKDQDMICIYVAIGQKESTVRNQVEILKKYGAMDYTIVVSASASQPAPLLYLAPYAGASMGEEFMYNGKHVLVVYDDLSKQAAAYREISLLLRRPPGREAFPGDVFYLHSRLLERAAKLSDELGGGSMTALPFVETQAGDISAYIPTNVISITDGQIFLESDLFYSGVRPAIDAGLSVSRVGGSAQIKAMKKVAGTLRLDLASYRELEAFTQFGSDLDEATQSKLNRGKRTVEVLKQNVHEPLAVEKQVLILYALTHGFLDTIPVVDILRFERELFEYVDNNYPAIFDTIRTTKGLPNPEDMDKAIDEFKGIFSSSEFSVADEVKQS
- the smpB gene encoding SsrA-binding protein SmpB, translated to MPKGEGNLIAQNRKARHDYAVFETFEAGIVLQGTEIKSIRQRRVNLKDGFARVRNGEAYLMNVHISPYEQGNIFNHDPLRTRKLLLHKKQIIKIETEMKNPGVTLIPLKLYIKDGFAKVLLGLAKGKKQYDKREDLKRKDMNREINRALRDKQRTF
- the atpH gene encoding ATP synthase F1 subunit delta gives rise to the protein MNKKFSVARTYGKALFTEATQLNMINEIYQELLQLREVYHEVPDLGDILSDDRLSIFEKVNIVKDLENSFSDTLAKFIHTVYDYGRMNEMLDIIDEYEHLYYDQFGIIVVNVTTAVALSLEQRHDLEKRLAKQFHANKVVLRPKLDPSIMGGMIVESEHRIIDQSVRTELNNIHAKLLA
- a CDS encoding DUF1146 family protein gives rise to the protein MSVFGIDALVRILSHFIFIYLTFWTLNSLRLDVLFKKGVQYDRQIRLAYVFLSVAIGFQVSNFFLEVIFLVRNFFEGMVL
- the atpB gene encoding F0F1 ATP synthase subunit A, which produces MEEKSWLFTIGGLTFDGTVVSMTILTCLIVFGLVYFCTRNLKLKPTGKQNVMEALVDFVRGIVGDNVEKNEVKEYHLLAFTFFMFVLVSNTLGLITKVTLFPSDVSLWKSPTADPTVTLTLAFIAIILANYYGVKKQGVKGYFVNSYMKPVGFLLPIKLIEEFTNVLTLGLRLYGNIFAGEVLLSLIAGLGSSSPTKFILALPLEVIWQAFSLFIGGIQAFIFATLLMVYISHKVEVEEV